The Lysinibacillus pakistanensis genome includes a window with the following:
- the ftsH gene encoding ATP-dependent zinc metalloprotease FtsH → MNRIFRYTIFYLLIFLVIIGIFGTFSGGNAPTKELTYSEFQDALDKKEITSATIQPDKQVYIVEGTMKGYEKGQRFTTNIPRENQALLNRIDEAAKDKNSNISYLTAPETSGWIQFFTGIIPFIIIIFLFFFLMSQSQGGGNKVMSFGKSKAKLYDDQKKKVRFTDVAGADEEKAELVEVVDFLKDHRKFTEIGARIPKGILLVGPPGTGKTLLARAVAGEAGVPFFSISGSDFVEMFVGVGASRVRDLFENAKKNAPCIIFIDEIDAVGRQRGAGLGGGHDEREQTLNQLLVEMDGFGANEGIIIIAATNRPDILDKALLRPGRFDRQITVGHPDVKGREAILKVHARNKPLADSVDLAAVAQRTPGFSGADLENLLNEAALVAARKSKRTINMADIDEASDRVIAGPAKASRVYSAKEKKLVSFHEAGHVVVGLELDEADTVHKVTIVPRGQAGGYAIMLPKEERFFTTKQELLDRIAGLLGGRVAEEIVLGEVSTGAHNDFQKVTSIARAMVTEYGMSENLGAMQFGSSQGGNVFLGRDFNSDQNYSDSIAYEIDKEMQKIIDSQYERTKRILTEKRQLLDLIANTLMEKETLNAQEIEHLRDHGVLPEPEAVEVIEEKAPKAETKPTLDIVGEPTVKKELLSKEPNPTTADLPKEGTDFNHNAPKGIDEKRD, encoded by the coding sequence ATGAATCGAATATTTCGATATACCATATTTTATTTACTGATTTTCCTAGTGATTATCGGTATTTTTGGTACTTTCAGTGGTGGAAATGCACCAACGAAAGAGTTAACTTATTCTGAGTTTCAAGATGCTCTAGATAAGAAAGAAATAACAAGTGCTACAATTCAACCTGATAAACAAGTATATATCGTTGAGGGTACGATGAAAGGTTATGAGAAGGGCCAACGCTTTACAACAAATATCCCTCGTGAAAACCAAGCTTTATTGAACCGTATCGATGAGGCTGCTAAGGATAAGAATAGTAATATTAGCTATTTAACAGCACCGGAAACAAGTGGATGGATTCAATTCTTTACAGGGATTATTCCTTTCATCATTATCATTTTCTTATTCTTCTTCCTGATGAGTCAATCGCAAGGTGGCGGCAATAAAGTAATGAGCTTTGGTAAAAGCAAAGCAAAGCTATACGATGATCAAAAGAAAAAAGTTCGTTTTACAGATGTGGCGGGTGCTGATGAAGAGAAAGCAGAACTTGTAGAAGTGGTAGATTTCCTAAAAGACCACCGCAAATTCACTGAAATCGGTGCACGTATTCCAAAAGGTATCTTACTTGTAGGTCCTCCAGGTACAGGTAAAACATTGCTTGCACGAGCAGTAGCGGGTGAGGCAGGCGTACCGTTCTTCTCGATTTCAGGTTCTGACTTCGTAGAGATGTTTGTCGGTGTCGGTGCATCTCGTGTTCGTGATTTATTTGAAAATGCGAAAAAGAACGCTCCATGTATTATCTTTATCGATGAGATTGATGCAGTAGGTCGTCAACGTGGCGCGGGTCTTGGTGGTGGCCATGATGAGCGTGAACAAACGCTTAACCAATTATTGGTTGAGATGGATGGCTTCGGCGCAAATGAAGGTATTATTATTATTGCAGCAACTAACCGACCAGATATTTTAGATAAAGCGTTATTACGTCCGGGTCGTTTTGATCGTCAAATTACAGTTGGTCATCCTGATGTAAAAGGGCGTGAAGCAATTCTTAAGGTACATGCACGCAACAAGCCTTTAGCGGACTCAGTTGATTTAGCAGCTGTTGCTCAGCGTACACCAGGTTTCTCAGGGGCTGACTTAGAAAACTTGTTAAATGAGGCTGCACTTGTAGCAGCACGTAAAAGCAAACGTACAATTAATATGGCAGATATCGATGAAGCATCTGACCGAGTAATCGCTGGTCCAGCTAAAGCTAGTCGTGTATATTCTGCAAAAGAGAAAAAGCTTGTATCCTTCCATGAAGCTGGTCACGTAGTCGTTGGTTTAGAACTAGATGAAGCGGATACAGTACACAAAGTAACAATCGTTCCTCGTGGTCAAGCAGGAGGCTACGCGATTATGTTACCTAAGGAAGAACGCTTCTTTACAACAAAACAAGAATTGTTAGACCGCATTGCTGGACTATTGGGTGGTCGTGTCGCTGAGGAAATTGTGCTTGGTGAAGTTTCTACTGGTGCACATAACGACTTCCAAAAGGTGACAAGTATTGCGCGTGCTATGGTAACTGAATATGGTATGAGTGAAAACCTCGGTGCGATGCAGTTTGGTTCAAGTCAGGGTGGAAATGTATTCCTTGGTCGTGATTTTAATTCAGATCAAAACTACTCGGATTCAATTGCTTATGAGATTGATAAAGAAATGCAAAAAATTATCGATTCTCAATATGAGCGTACTAAGCGTATCTTAACGGAAAAACGCCAATTACTTGATTTAATTGCCAATACTTTGATGGAAAAAGAAACATTGAATGCGCAAGAAATCGAACATTTGCGTGATCACGGCGTCTTACCAGAACCAGAGGCTGTTGAGGTAATTGAGGAAAAAGCTCCTAAAGCTGAAACTAAACCAACTTTAGATATCGTTGGTGAGCCAACTGTTAAAAAGGAATTGCTTAGCAAAGAGCCAAATCCAACAACAGCTGATTTACCAAAAGAGGGCACGGACTTCAATCATAATGCACCAAAAGGTATCGATGAAAAACGTGATTAA
- a CDS encoding aldo/keto reductase: protein MENVTLNNGLVMPLVGYGVFRVPEGDDLAEAVKTAIKKGYRSIDTAQVYRNEESVGRGIRAAIEEGLVTREELFVTSKVWNAGLSYEETLAAYESSLEKLGLEYLDLYLVHWPGIDDNYMNVYKALEKIYQDGRVRSIGVSNFHVHHLENLLKEATVIPVINQIEFHPHLTQEEVRAYCKEKGIQVEAWSPLMNGALLEEALIQELASKYSKTPAQIVLRYDVQHEVVTIPKTMTPARMSENLNVFDFALTEKEMSQLDALHDGLRCGPDPEKFNFK from the coding sequence ATGGAGAATGTAACATTGAATAATGGCTTAGTAATGCCGTTAGTAGGGTATGGTGTGTTTCGAGTACCTGAAGGAGATGATTTGGCTGAGGCAGTAAAAACAGCTATTAAAAAGGGCTATCGTAGTATTGATACTGCGCAAGTATATCGCAATGAAGAAAGTGTTGGACGAGGAATTCGCGCAGCAATCGAGGAAGGCTTGGTAACTCGTGAGGAGCTGTTCGTCACATCAAAAGTATGGAATGCTGGGCTTTCCTATGAAGAAACACTTGCTGCATATGAAAGCAGTTTAGAGAAATTAGGGTTAGAGTATTTAGATTTGTATTTAGTTCATTGGCCAGGAATCGATGATAATTACATGAATGTTTATAAAGCGCTTGAGAAAATATATCAGGATGGCCGTGTACGATCAATAGGTGTTAGTAACTTTCATGTACATCATTTAGAAAATTTATTGAAGGAAGCAACAGTTATTCCGGTTATTAATCAGATTGAATTTCATCCACATCTAACGCAAGAGGAAGTACGTGCATATTGCAAAGAAAAAGGAATCCAAGTAGAAGCATGGTCCCCACTGATGAATGGAGCTTTATTAGAAGAAGCATTGATTCAGGAGCTGGCGTCAAAATACAGCAAAACACCAGCTCAAATTGTGTTACGTTATGATGTTCAGCATGAGGTAGTAACCATTCCGAAAACAATGACTCCTGCACGTATGTCAGAGAATCTAAATGTTTTTGATTTTGCACTAACTGAAAAAGAAATGTCTCAGTTAGATGCATTACATGATGGATTACGTTGCGGTCCTGATCCAGAAAAGTTTAATTTTAAATAA
- a CDS encoding type III pantothenate kinase has protein sequence MILVLDAGNSNIVLGVYDKNDHLAFHWRMVTDLHKTEDEYAMQVLAFFNHAGISFEQITGIIISSVVPPIMFSLEAMCQKYFRKKPLVVGPGVKTGLNIKYENPREVGSDRIVNAIAALDAYKAPIIIVDFGTATTFCYLNEKGDYMGGAIAPGITISTEALYTQAARLPRIEILRSTHIVGKTTVSAMQAGIFYGFVGQVEGIVNRMKAQSKEEPFVIATGGLANLIAGETQVIDVVDPFLTLKGLYKLYKRNQ, from the coding sequence ATGATATTAGTTTTAGATGCAGGAAATTCAAATATCGTTTTAGGGGTTTATGATAAAAACGATCATTTAGCCTTTCATTGGCGTATGGTGACAGATCTTCACAAGACTGAAGATGAATACGCAATGCAAGTTTTAGCTTTCTTTAATCATGCAGGCATCTCATTTGAACAAATAACCGGCATTATTATTTCCTCTGTTGTACCACCAATAATGTTTTCGTTAGAAGCGATGTGTCAAAAATATTTCCGTAAAAAACCGCTTGTTGTAGGACCTGGTGTGAAAACTGGTTTGAATATTAAGTATGAGAACCCACGTGAGGTTGGCTCCGATCGCATTGTGAATGCAATTGCGGCTCTTGATGCTTATAAAGCACCAATTATTATTGTTGATTTTGGTACTGCTACAACATTTTGTTACTTAAATGAAAAAGGTGATTACATGGGAGGTGCAATCGCCCCAGGTATTACGATTTCTACGGAGGCCCTTTATACACAAGCGGCTAGGTTACCACGTATTGAAATATTGAGATCTACGCATATTGTAGGAAAAACAACCGTTTCTGCGATGCAGGCCGGAATATTTTATGGTTTTGTTGGACAAGTTGAGGGCATCGTTAATCGCATGAAAGCACAAAGTAAGGAAGAGCCATTCGTGATTGCCACTGGTGGCTTAGCTAATTTAATCGCTGGAGAGACACAGGTAATTGATGTGGTTGATCCGTTTTTAACATTAAAAGGTTTATATAAGCTATATAAACGCAACCAATAG
- the hslO gene encoding Hsp33 family molecular chaperone HslO gives MKDYLVRGLGFNGQVRVFAACTTATVGEAQHRHNTWPVVSAALGRSMTAAVMMGAMLKGEEKITIKIEGNGPIGPMVIDSNAKGDVRGFVTNPHVHFDLNEQGKLDVRAGVGTEGALTVVKDLGLRDMFSGQTPIVSGEIAEDFTYYFATSEQVPSSVGLGVLVNPDNTILAAGGFILQLMPGCDEETINEIEQHLSTLEPVSKMIEKGFTPEQILEAVLGEDHLQILDSMPVEFKCQCSKERFGAAILGLGTAEIREMINEDGGAEAQCHFCLETYHFSKEELEGYIDELNA, from the coding sequence ATGAAAGACTATTTAGTACGAGGCTTAGGGTTCAACGGACAAGTTCGTGTTTTTGCAGCTTGTACAACAGCGACTGTAGGGGAGGCTCAGCACCGTCATAATACGTGGCCTGTTGTATCGGCAGCCCTTGGTCGATCTATGACCGCTGCTGTAATGATGGGTGCCATGCTGAAAGGTGAAGAAAAAATCACTATTAAAATTGAGGGCAACGGTCCAATTGGTCCAATGGTTATCGATAGTAATGCTAAAGGTGATGTACGTGGTTTTGTTACAAATCCACACGTCCATTTCGATCTAAACGAGCAGGGTAAGTTGGATGTTCGCGCGGGTGTAGGTACAGAGGGAGCTCTTACGGTTGTTAAAGACCTTGGTTTAAGAGATATGTTTTCTGGACAAACGCCTATTGTCTCAGGTGAAATCGCTGAAGACTTTACTTACTATTTTGCTACATCCGAGCAAGTACCGTCATCGGTTGGGTTAGGTGTTTTAGTAAATCCTGATAATACGATTCTTGCAGCTGGAGGGTTTATTCTTCAATTGATGCCTGGCTGTGATGAAGAGACAATTAATGAAATCGAACAGCACCTTTCAACATTAGAGCCCGTTTCCAAAATGATTGAAAAGGGCTTTACGCCTGAGCAAATTTTAGAAGCGGTATTAGGGGAAGACCATCTACAGATTTTAGATTCCATGCCAGTAGAGTTTAAATGTCAGTGTTCAAAAGAGCGTTTTGGGGCAGCAATCTTAGGTTTAGGAACAGCAGAAATTCGAGAAATGATCAATGAAGATGGCGGTGCCGAAGCACAATGTCATTTCTGTTTAGAAACATATCATTTCTCCAAAGAAGAACTAGAAGGTTATATTGATGAGCTCAACGCGTAA
- a CDS encoding peptidyl-prolyl cis-trans isomerase: MSSTRNRRPSISATPNQTPLLQRRLKTKPALTVIAVLLLGNILWLIAWLIPNKGQEIGSDEQVAAIDGEVITRQEWMIAMEERYGKETLQNLVNESVMEKAAKKYKIKVTDKEIDLELALMRSAQDKFDTAMQNLSAEQLRQKIRSQLILDKVLTKDVVIKKDSIEKYYEENQSLYNTKTSYRTNFIEVDSKKAAEEALKELKNSSDFSVLAREISLDSASASLGGDIGFLTEKQENVDPAIIKAAKALKAKEVSKAFKLNNGHYGIVQVQEIVEGQSFTYEDVKEHIERELALDQLPQSVTPEAFWSEFKATWYYGEEKKDK, from the coding sequence ATGAGCTCAACGCGTAATCGCCGACCTTCAATCTCTGCAACGCCAAACCAAACGCCTCTATTGCAACGACGTTTAAAAACGAAACCAGCTTTAACAGTTATAGCCGTTTTGTTATTAGGAAATATTTTATGGTTGATTGCTTGGTTAATCCCAAACAAAGGTCAAGAGATTGGCAGCGATGAACAGGTCGCTGCCATTGACGGGGAGGTTATCACTCGTCAGGAGTGGATGATTGCCATGGAAGAACGCTATGGTAAAGAGACACTACAAAATTTAGTAAATGAATCTGTGATGGAGAAGGCAGCTAAGAAATATAAAATTAAAGTTACAGATAAGGAGATTGATTTAGAGCTTGCATTAATGCGCTCTGCCCAGGATAAATTTGATACGGCAATGCAAAATCTGTCTGCTGAGCAACTGCGACAAAAAATACGCTCACAACTTATTTTGGATAAAGTATTAACAAAAGATGTAGTAATAAAAAAGGATAGTATTGAAAAATATTATGAAGAAAATCAATCCCTGTATAATACGAAAACAAGCTATCGCACCAATTTCATAGAAGTGGATTCCAAAAAAGCTGCTGAGGAAGCATTAAAAGAGCTAAAAAATAGCTCTGATTTTTCCGTGCTAGCACGAGAAATTTCTTTAGATAGTGCCTCTGCTAGTTTGGGTGGAGATATCGGTTTCCTCACAGAAAAACAGGAAAACGTTGATCCAGCAATTATAAAGGCTGCAAAGGCATTAAAAGCTAAAGAGGTAAGTAAAGCCTTTAAGCTTAATAACGGTCATTATGGAATTGTGCAAGTCCAAGAAATCGTAGAAGGACAATCCTTTACATATGAAGATGTGAAAGAGCATATTGAACGTGAGCTTGCGCTAGATCAATTACCGCAATCTGTTACTCCAGAAGCATTTTGGTCTGAATTCAAGGCAACTTGGTATTATGGAGAAGAGAAAAAAGATAAATAA
- the cysK gene encoding cysteine synthase A, which translates to MSRLANSVAELVGKTPIVKLNHATGENEGTVYVKLEYFNPGSSVKDRLALAMIEAAEKDGTLKPGGTIIEPTSGNTGIGLAMIAAAKGYKAILVMPETMSLERRNLLRAYGAELVLTPGPAGMKGAIAKAEELATEKGYFLPQQFTNPANAVIHRLTTGPEIVEAFDGLTLDAFVSGVGTGGTITGAGAVLKEKYPEIEIIAVEPKDSPVLSGGQPGPHKIQGIGAGFVPEVLDTDIYSSVFPVENEIAFEVARKVAREEGILCGISSGAAIYAAIETAKRLGKGSNVLAIVPSNGERYLSTPLYQFED; encoded by the coding sequence ATGAGTAGATTAGCGAACTCGGTAGCTGAATTAGTTGGAAAAACACCAATTGTAAAGTTAAATCATGCAACAGGCGAAAATGAAGGTACGGTTTATGTAAAATTAGAATATTTTAATCCAGGTAGCTCAGTAAAAGATCGTCTAGCATTGGCGATGATTGAAGCAGCTGAAAAAGACGGTACGTTAAAGCCAGGAGGTACTATTATTGAGCCTACTTCTGGTAATACAGGTATTGGTCTTGCAATGATCGCAGCAGCTAAAGGCTATAAAGCGATTTTAGTAATGCCAGAGACAATGAGCTTAGAGCGCCGAAATTTATTACGTGCATACGGAGCAGAGCTTGTTTTAACACCTGGTCCAGCAGGTATGAAGGGGGCAATTGCTAAAGCGGAAGAATTAGCCACAGAAAAAGGTTACTTTTTACCACAACAATTCACAAATCCTGCTAATGCTGTTATTCACCGTTTGACAACAGGCCCAGAGATTGTTGAAGCATTTGATGGTTTAACGCTTGATGCATTTGTATCTGGAGTAGGTACAGGAGGTACAATTACGGGTGCAGGTGCCGTATTAAAAGAAAAATACCCGGAGATTGAAATTATTGCAGTTGAGCCAAAGGATTCACCAGTACTTTCTGGCGGTCAACCAGGACCACATAAGATTCAAGGTATTGGCGCTGGTTTCGTACCTGAAGTGTTAGATACAGATATCTATTCTTCAGTATTCCCTGTTGAAAATGAGATTGCTTTCGAAGTTGCACGTAAAGTAGCGCGTGAAGAAGGAATTTTGTGTGGTATTTCATCAGGTGCAGCAATCTATGCGGCAATTGAAACAGCGAAACGTTTAGGAAAAGGCTCAAATGTCCTTGCAATTGTTCCATCTAATGGTGAACGTTATTTATCAACACCTTTATATCAATTTGAAGACTAA
- a CDS encoding anthranilate synthase component I family protein: MKTILTKTITMNADSFFYSYKKQVAAEQAHVFLESGRGGHFTIAAWNPLAIAQSVKGGLLVKWRNGDSEILLGESLSLLEDLVAKYQVSYNATLPVFQGGAIGFVAYDYARKIEELPDCAEDDLHVPDIYFYIFDCWAVHDVNTNEVTLMKLESSDVNLEDWANVWHVAAEAGLNDRKFEKTSAVEIVNDESELLVSFAGTDFEEAVSRIQSYIGQGDVFQVNLSVRQSKKLTASAMDVYEALRTFNPSPYMAYIEAPDFAVVSGSPELLVKRHGNELSTRPIAGTRPRGKSEQEDIELAKELIDNEKERAEHVMLVDLERNDLGRVSTYGTVEVDEFMVIERYSHVMHIVSNVRGEIAEGKSNADVIRAMFPGGTITGAPKIRTMEIIEELEPVRRGLYTGSIGWLGYTGDMEFNIVIRTAFIKQGVAHIQAGAGIVIDSVPQREYQESLNKAKAMWQAKAMAEERAK; the protein is encoded by the coding sequence TTGAAGACAATACTAACGAAAACAATAACGATGAATGCAGATTCGTTTTTTTATAGCTATAAAAAGCAAGTAGCAGCAGAACAAGCACATGTATTTTTAGAAAGTGGACGTGGAGGACATTTTACGATAGCCGCATGGAATCCATTAGCCATTGCGCAATCAGTTAAGGGTGGGCTACTTGTGAAGTGGCGAAATGGTGATAGTGAAATTCTACTGGGTGAATCCCTATCATTATTAGAGGATTTGGTAGCAAAATATCAAGTTTCATACAATGCTACCCTTCCAGTATTTCAAGGTGGAGCAATCGGATTTGTAGCGTATGATTATGCGCGAAAAATTGAAGAATTACCAGATTGCGCAGAGGACGATTTACATGTTCCTGATATATATTTTTATATTTTCGACTGCTGGGCTGTACACGATGTGAACACAAATGAAGTAACACTTATGAAGCTAGAAAGCAGTGATGTCAATTTAGAAGATTGGGCTAATGTATGGCATGTAGCGGCAGAAGCAGGTTTAAATGACCGCAAATTTGAAAAAACAAGTGCAGTAGAAATAGTAAATGATGAAAGTGAATTACTAGTATCATTTGCAGGAACTGACTTTGAAGAAGCAGTAAGTAGAATTCAATCTTATATAGGGCAAGGCGATGTATTTCAAGTGAACTTATCTGTTCGTCAATCTAAAAAATTAACTGCATCAGCGATGGATGTATACGAAGCATTACGTACTTTCAATCCATCTCCTTATATGGCTTACATTGAAGCACCCGACTTTGCGGTTGTCTCTGGATCACCGGAGCTTTTAGTGAAGCGTCATGGAAATGAATTGTCTACACGACCAATAGCGGGTACAAGACCTAGAGGGAAATCTGAGCAAGAGGATATAGAATTGGCAAAGGAATTAATCGACAACGAAAAGGAACGAGCAGAACATGTAATGCTCGTTGATTTAGAGCGCAATGATTTAGGACGAGTATCCACATATGGAACAGTAGAGGTGGATGAGTTTATGGTTATTGAACGCTATTCTCATGTAATGCATATAGTGTCTAACGTGCGAGGAGAAATCGCCGAAGGTAAATCAAATGCAGATGTAATACGTGCTATGTTCCCGGGCGGTACAATTACAGGTGCCCCCAAAATTCGTACGATGGAAATAATTGAAGAATTAGAACCTGTAAGACGTGGGTTATATACAGGCTCAATTGGCTGGCTTGGCTATACAGGTGATATGGAATTCAATATTGTTATTCGTACAGCCTTTATAAAACAAGGTGTAGCACATATTCAGGCAGGAGCAGGAATTGTCATTGACTCTGTGCCGCAGCGAGAATATCAAGAGTCCTTGAATAAAGCAAAGGCTATGTGGCAGGCAAAGGCAATGGCGGAGGAGCGAGCAAAATGA
- the pabA gene encoding aminodeoxychorismate/anthranilate synthase component II, whose translation MILMIDNYDSFTYNLVQYFGEFGHELVVKRNDTLTVKDIEQLAPDMIVISPGPCSPNEAGESLNIIKYFAGNIPILGVCLGHQAIAQVFGGNVIQAERLMHGKTSPVLHADRGLHKDMPNPFQATRYHSLIVERETLPECFEITAWTDEGEIMGIRHRDYPIEGVQYHPESIMTEQGKKLLHQFIELYVEGAK comes from the coding sequence ATGATTTTAATGATTGATAACTATGATTCTTTTACGTATAACCTAGTTCAATATTTTGGGGAATTTGGTCATGAACTAGTTGTGAAAAGAAATGATACATTAACAGTAAAGGATATTGAGCAACTTGCACCCGATATGATTGTTATTTCACCTGGACCGTGCAGTCCAAATGAAGCGGGTGAAAGCCTGAACATTATTAAATATTTCGCGGGAAATATTCCGATTTTAGGTGTTTGTCTCGGGCATCAGGCGATAGCACAGGTATTTGGAGGAAATGTTATTCAAGCAGAACGTTTAATGCATGGAAAAACTTCACCTGTATTACATGCTGACAGAGGTCTACATAAGGACATGCCAAATCCGTTTCAGGCTACTCGTTACCATTCTCTCATTGTAGAAAGGGAAACACTACCAGAATGCTTTGAAATAACTGCCTGGACAGATGAAGGTGAAATTATGGGCATTCGCCATAGGGACTATCCTATTGAAGGTGTCCAGTATCATCCAGAATCTATAATGACAGAGCAAGGGAAAAAGCTTCTGCACCAATTTATAGAATTGTATGTAGAGGGAGCGAAGTAA
- the pabC gene encoding aminodeoxychorismate lyase, translating into MYCWMNGEYLKAEDLRISPFDHGFLYGLGVFETFRTYGDKVFEWDMHMERLHAALSQYHIHLAYSSEVLLEVVQHLNKHSNGQDGYFRLNVSAGEHGIGLQPTEYKQPNVIVFRKELPSAPRGTEKNAQWLETPRNTSEKGVRVKSHHYGNNVLGRFEIPSLAQQEGLFLTRDGYVAEGVTSNVFWVKNDILYTPSLDTGILPGIIRGWVIRKAASLGIDVKEGLFTKEDVENSSECFITNSIQELVPIRKLVNKQLLGKEGPIYSSIHEAFIKEVEQG; encoded by the coding sequence ATGTATTGTTGGATGAACGGAGAGTATCTAAAGGCGGAAGATTTACGTATTTCACCATTTGATCATGGATTTTTATATGGCTTGGGCGTTTTTGAGACGTTTCGGACATATGGAGATAAAGTATTTGAGTGGGACATGCATATGGAAAGATTACACGCTGCTTTATCACAATACCATATCCATTTGGCATATTCTTCAGAAGTTTTACTAGAGGTTGTTCAACATTTAAACAAACATTCTAATGGACAGGATGGTTATTTCCGTCTAAATGTATCTGCAGGGGAACATGGTATTGGGCTACAGCCTACGGAATACAAACAACCGAATGTTATTGTTTTTCGTAAAGAATTACCGTCAGCACCTAGGGGTACAGAAAAAAATGCACAGTGGCTCGAGACGCCACGCAATACTTCTGAAAAGGGAGTCCGCGTTAAGTCACATCATTATGGGAATAATGTTCTTGGTCGCTTTGAAATACCGTCCTTAGCACAACAGGAAGGTTTATTTTTAACTAGAGATGGTTATGTGGCTGAAGGTGTAACATCAAATGTTTTTTGGGTAAAAAATGATATACTATATACGCCTTCCTTGGACACAGGTATTTTACCCGGTATTATCCGAGGATGGGTGATCAGAAAGGCGGCATCCCTAGGCATTGATGTAAAGGAAGGGCTCTTTACTAAAGAAGATGTCGAGAATAGTTCTGAATGCTTTATTACGAACTCCATACAAGAACTTGTGCCAATTCGTAAACTAGTAAACAAACAGTTGCTAGGCAAGGAAGGGCCTATTTATTCGAGTATACATGAAGCGTTTATCAAAGAAGTGGAGCAGGGATAG
- the folP gene encoding dihydropteroate synthase, which translates to MLEKYITPLTINGITLDYKKETIVMGILNVTPDSFSDGGKYNNVEAAVAQAKKMVAEGAKIIDVGGESTRPGYTRISDEDEIARIVPVIQALVAEVPAVISIDTYKANVARAAIEAGAHIINDIWGAKAEPEIAKVAAELHVPIILMHNRENTDYGLDFWTTARTNLENSIAIAHGAGVPDSHIILDPGIGFAKTTEQNIKMMQHLNDLVAMGYPVLLATSRKSMIGNVLKLPVEERIEGTSATVVYGIEKGCHIIRVHDVQEMARATHMTDVLVGKRTYKEEA; encoded by the coding sequence ATGCTAGAAAAATATATAACACCATTAACGATTAATGGTATTACTTTAGACTATAAAAAAGAAACAATTGTAATGGGTATTTTAAATGTCACACCAGACTCATTTTCGGATGGTGGCAAATACAATAACGTAGAAGCTGCTGTTGCACAAGCGAAAAAAATGGTAGCTGAGGGAGCTAAAATTATTGATGTTGGCGGAGAGTCTACTCGCCCTGGCTATACACGTATCTCGGATGAGGATGAAATAGCCCGCATTGTTCCGGTGATTCAAGCCCTAGTGGCTGAAGTACCAGCTGTTATATCGATTGATACGTATAAGGCAAATGTCGCCCGTGCTGCAATAGAGGCTGGAGCACATATCATTAATGATATATGGGGAGCGAAGGCTGAGCCCGAGATTGCTAAGGTCGCAGCAGAGTTACATGTTCCGATTATTTTAATGCATAATCGTGAAAATACTGATTACGGATTAGACTTTTGGACAACTGCAAGAACAAATTTGGAGAATAGTATCGCCATTGCTCACGGTGCTGGTGTTCCTGATAGCCATATAATTTTAGATCCAGGCATTGGATTTGCCAAAACTACAGAGCAAAATATAAAAATGATGCAACATTTAAACGATTTAGTGGCAATGGGCTATCCCGTTTTGCTAGCAACATCACGTAAATCAATGATTGGTAATGTTTTAAAATTACCTGTTGAGGAACGGATAGAAGGCACTAGTGCAACAGTTGTTTATGGCATAGAAAAGGGGTGTCATATTATTCGTGTGCATGATGTACAGGAAATGGCACGAGCTACCCATATGACCGATGTATTAGTTGGTAAACGTACTTACAAGGAGGAAGCGTAA
- the folB gene encoding dihydroneopterin aldolase: MDYIHLKEMQFYGYHGVLSAETTLGQRFRANVSLAVDMTEAGETDDLNYTVNYAEVYALCRDIVEGEPLKLIEALVMKIANSILETYADKVKGVRVELIKPDPPIHGYYKEVSVEVTRGEF, encoded by the coding sequence ATGGACTATATTCATTTAAAGGAAATGCAGTTTTATGGTTATCATGGTGTATTATCAGCAGAAACAACACTTGGTCAACGCTTCCGAGCGAATGTTTCACTTGCGGTAGATATGACAGAGGCTGGGGAAACAGATGATCTGAACTATACGGTAAACTATGCTGAAGTTTATGCGCTGTGTCGTGACATCGTTGAAGGTGAGCCTTTAAAGCTAATAGAAGCACTTGTCATGAAAATAGCAAATAGTATCCTAGAGACATACGCAGATAAAGTGAAAGGTGTTCGTGTAGAGCTTATTAAACCGGACCCACCCATACACGGTTACTATAAAGAAGTTTCAGTTGAAGTAACGAGGGGCGAGTTTTAA